The following coding sequences are from one Alosa alosa isolate M-15738 ecotype Scorff River chromosome 3, AALO_Geno_1.1, whole genome shotgun sequence window:
- the LOC125291915 gene encoding GTPase IMAP family member 9-like isoform X2, producing the protein MKKTTQHKTDDLRIVLLGKTGVGKSSTGNTILGRDVFEAEASAKSVTKTCERETAEVNGRQIIVIDTPGLFDTELDNEETQRELTNCISLVLPGPHVFLLLIAINRFTQEERQAVDIIKRTFGENSIKYTIVLFTRGDDLDKSIEEFLGKSRLTNIIEQCGKRYHVFDNKTRDRTQVSTLLDKIDIMVAANRGGCYTLQQMEIMMKKKEELKSEKEDTKEDKDRPKGHGNPTAGPENPTAGPENPTAGTRGRSSKRKMKYKNKAKGGKS; encoded by the exons atgaagaagacaacacaacacaaaactg ATGATCTCCGCATAGTGCTGCTGGGGAAGACTGGAGTTGGGAAGAGCTCTACAGGAAACACCATCTTAGGGAGAGACGTTTTTGAGGcagaagcatctgctaaatcgGTTACTAagacatgtgagagagagacagctgaaGTCAATGGGAGGCAGATTATAGTGATTGACACTCCAGGGCTGTTTGATACTGAGCTTGATAATGAGGAGACCCAGAGAGAACTCACTAATTGCATCTCACTGGTATTACCAGGCCCACATGTGTTCCTCTTGCTGATAGCAATTAATCGGTTTACTCAAGAGGAGAGACAAGCAGTAGACATCATTAAAAGGACTTTTGGTGAAAACAGCATCAAGTATACTATTGTGCTCTTCACTAGAGGAGATGATCTGGACAAGTCCATTGAAGAGTTTTTGGGGAAATCTCGTCTTACAAACATAATTGAACAGTGTGGTAAGAGATACCATGTGTTTGACAACAAGACCAGAGACCGCACTCAGGTTTCTACTCTCCTGGATAAGATTGACATCATGGTGGCAGCAAATAGAGGAGGCTGTTACACTCTCCAGCAAATGGAGATAATGatgaagaagaaagaagagttgaaaagtgaaaaagaagATACAAAGGAAGACAAAGACAGACCTAAAG GACATGGGAACCCAACTGCAGGACCTGAGAACCCAACAGCAGGACCTGAGAACCCAACAGCAGGAACAAGAGGCAGAAGCAGCAAAAGGAAgatgaaatataaaaataaagctAAGGGAGGAAAGAGCTGA
- the LOC125291915 gene encoding GTPase IMAP family member 9-like isoform X1, which yields MKKTTQHKTDDLRIVLLGKTGVGKSSTGNTILGRDVFEAEASAKSVTKTCERETAEVNGRQIIVIDTPGLFDTELDNEETQRELTNCISLVLPGPHVFLLLIAINRFTQEERQAVDIIKRTFGENSIKYTIVLFTRGDDLDKSIEEFLGKSRLTNIIEQCGKRYHVFDNKTRDRTQVSTLLDKIDIMVAANRGGCYTLQQMEIMMKKKEELKSEKEDTKEDKDRPKGHGNPTAGHENPTAGHGNPTAGPENPTAGPENPTAGTRGRSSKRKMKYKNKAKGGKS from the exons atgaagaagacaacacaacacaaaactg ATGATCTCCGCATAGTGCTGCTGGGGAAGACTGGAGTTGGGAAGAGCTCTACAGGAAACACCATCTTAGGGAGAGACGTTTTTGAGGcagaagcatctgctaaatcgGTTACTAagacatgtgagagagagacagctgaaGTCAATGGGAGGCAGATTATAGTGATTGACACTCCAGGGCTGTTTGATACTGAGCTTGATAATGAGGAGACCCAGAGAGAACTCACTAATTGCATCTCACTGGTATTACCAGGCCCACATGTGTTCCTCTTGCTGATAGCAATTAATCGGTTTACTCAAGAGGAGAGACAAGCAGTAGACATCATTAAAAGGACTTTTGGTGAAAACAGCATCAAGTATACTATTGTGCTCTTCACTAGAGGAGATGATCTGGACAAGTCCATTGAAGAGTTTTTGGGGAAATCTCGTCTTACAAACATAATTGAACAGTGTGGTAAGAGATACCATGTGTTTGACAACAAGACCAGAGACCGCACTCAGGTTTCTACTCTCCTGGATAAGATTGACATCATGGTGGCAGCAAATAGAGGAGGCTGTTACACTCTCCAGCAAATGGAGATAATGatgaagaagaaagaagagttgaaaagtgaaaaagaagATACAAAGGAAGACAAAGACAGACCTAAAG GACATGGGAACCCAACTGCAGGACATGAGAACCCAACAGCAGGACATGGGAACCCAACTGCAGGACCTGAGAACCCAACAGCAGGACCTGAGAACCCAACAGCAGGAACAAGAGGCAGAAGCAGCAAAAGGAAgatgaaatataaaaataaagctAAGGGAGGAAAGAGCTGA